Proteins co-encoded in one Mycobacteriales bacterium genomic window:
- a CDS encoding DUF350 domain-containing protein, which produces MTLATALATGIADDLLSGALASLAYAGVGAAVLAVGYAALDALTPGRLRHLVYEHRNANAAVVVIANLLALATIVTTAIATSDDELGRGLADAAVYGGLGIVLLALCFRLVDALTPGDLGALVTDERPHPAAWVTAVAQLALGAVLAAAIS; this is translated from the coding sequence ATGACCCTCGCCACCGCACTCGCGACAGGGATCGCCGACGACCTGCTGTCGGGGGCGCTCGCCTCGCTGGCCTACGCCGGGGTCGGTGCGGCGGTGCTCGCGGTCGGCTACGCCGCCCTCGACGCCCTCACACCCGGCCGGCTGCGCCACCTCGTCTACGAGCACCGCAACGCCAACGCGGCGGTCGTCGTCATCGCCAACCTGCTGGCCCTCGCGACCATCGTCACGACCGCGATCGCGACCTCCGACGACGAGCTCGGTCGCGGCCTCGCCGACGCTGCGGTCTACGGCGGCCTCGGCATCGTGCTCCTCGCGCTCTGCTTCAGGCTCGTCGACGCGCTCACGCCCGGTGACCTCGGCGCGCTCGTCACCGACGAGCGGCCGCACCCTGCCGCCTGGGTGACCGCCGTCGCCCAGCTCGCCCTGGGGGCGGTGCTCGCGGCGGCGATCTCGTGA